From a region of the Azospirillum formosense genome:
- a CDS encoding EAL domain-containing protein: MAALAAFLHGLAVAAAAVSVAVSVALGLPELQPGTDPAMGWIGGGLVLLAGGALDLHRRLARRQRDTLHRLDRLQKSVDALAERLERRIAPVAETGDAGPSAAAHEAVLQEVRLLHALVARLGDSRPSAGREPPPASRLARPAPRDGVPASQAPPMDEAAVLEAVREALAADRIDIHLQPIVSLPQRKHRFFEVFSRVRAADGALILPDRYLEIAERAGLMATIDNLLLVRCIQLIRETERRQHAIGFFCNMSAATLSDAAFMRQFLDLMQRNQTLVPKLAFELSQQDLRAGGAVTMGILSQLARIGFRFSMDRVTDLDIDVDTLLRHEIRCVKLDCGLLLDPVLAPRIEELRRRLDGTGIDLIAERIETEAQLDAILSRGIDFGQGYLFGEPRPARKPP, translated from the coding sequence ATGGCGGCCCTGGCGGCCTTCCTGCACGGGCTGGCCGTCGCCGCGGCGGCGGTCTCGGTCGCGGTCTCGGTCGCGCTCGGTCTGCCGGAACTGCAGCCCGGCACCGACCCGGCGATGGGCTGGATCGGCGGCGGGCTGGTGCTTCTGGCGGGTGGCGCACTGGACCTGCACCGCCGGCTGGCCCGCCGGCAGCGCGACACCCTGCACCGCCTGGACCGCCTCCAGAAGAGCGTGGACGCGCTGGCCGAACGGCTGGAGCGGCGGATCGCGCCCGTTGCGGAAACCGGCGACGCCGGTCCCTCCGCCGCCGCCCACGAGGCCGTCCTCCAGGAGGTCAGGCTCCTGCACGCGCTGGTCGCCCGGCTCGGCGACTCCCGGCCGTCGGCAGGGCGCGAGCCGCCGCCGGCATCCCGCCTGGCCCGGCCGGCGCCGCGCGACGGCGTGCCGGCATCCCAGGCGCCGCCGATGGACGAGGCCGCGGTTCTGGAAGCGGTGCGCGAGGCGCTGGCCGCCGACCGGATCGACATCCACCTCCAGCCCATCGTCAGCCTGCCCCAGCGCAAGCACCGCTTCTTCGAGGTGTTCTCGCGCGTGCGGGCCGCCGACGGGGCGCTGATCCTGCCCGACCGGTATCTGGAGATCGCCGAGCGCGCGGGGCTCATGGCCACCATCGACAACCTGCTGCTGGTCCGCTGCATCCAGCTGATCCGCGAGACGGAGCGGCGCCAGCACGCCATCGGCTTCTTCTGCAACATGTCCGCCGCCACGCTCAGCGACGCGGCCTTCATGCGGCAGTTCCTGGATCTGATGCAGCGCAACCAGACGCTGGTGCCCAAGCTGGCCTTCGAGTTGAGCCAGCAGGACCTGCGGGCGGGCGGGGCGGTCACGATGGGCATCCTGTCGCAGCTCGCCCGCATCGGCTTCCGCTTTTCCATGGACCGGGTGACCGACCTGGACATCGACGTGGACACGCTGCTGCGCCACGAGATCCGCTGTGTGAAGCTGGATTGCGGTCTGCTGCTCGACCCCGTCCTGGCGCCGCGCATCGAGGAGTTGCGCCGCCGCCTGGACGGCACGGGAATCGACCTCATCGCCGAGAGGATCGAGACGGAGGCGCAGCTCGACGCGATCCTGAGCCGCGGCATCGATTTCGGCCAGGGCTACCTGTTCGGCGAGCCGCGCCCGGCGCGCAAACCGCCGTGA